The stretch of DNA CCTTGTCATCGCTTCGTGGATATCGCTCGGTCTTCTCCTCATCCCACTGCTCACTTACTATAACACTGGGTGGTATCAATTTGGCTATCGCTTTAGTCTTGATTTTACTATCTTAGTGATTATCATGCTTGCGCATCTTAAGTCAGAGAATATCCCGATTTTTCTCCGTATTGGTATCCTGCTTAGTATTAGTATCAACGCTTGGGGGGCAATCTTCATCGGTCAACCGCAGTTCTAATTGTGGGTGGCATAACATTCGGTACAAATAATCCGCCGCACTCAGTATCTGAATGTGGCGGATCGCATAAAGCGCTCGGCTGTAGGCGGAATCACCCCACCAGCGCCACGAACACATCCTCCAGCGAGGGGTCGATCGGCTCGACCCGCGCATCCTCGACCCCGGCCTGCGCCAGCGCCGACAGCGCGGCGGGGGCCTGCGCCGCCACGCTATCCACCAGGGCGTGCAGCCGCGCGCCGTGCGGGGCCACATCGCGCACCCCCGGCAGCCCCTTCAGCACATCCAGCGCCAGATCCTGCGGCGAACCCTCGATCTCCAGCATCTCGCCCTGGATAGTGCTGCGCTTCAGGCCAGCGGGTGTGTCCAGCGCGATCAGCTTGCCGCCGTGCATCATCCCGATGCGGTTGCAGTGCTCGGCCTCATCCATATAGTGCGTGGTCACAAACACCGTCACGCCCTCGGTCGCCAGCGTGTAGATCAGCTCCCAGAACACCCGCCGCGCCTCAGGGTCGACGCCGCCGGTCGGCTCATCCAGGAACAGCACCTGCGGGCGGTGCACGATGGCGCAGGCCAGAGCCAGGCGCTGCTTCCAGCCGCCCGAAAGTGCGCTAGTCATCTCGCGCTCGCGCCCGCGCAGGTCGGCCAGCGCCAGCAGCTCGGCCATGCGGCCCTGCTGCTGCACGCGCGGCACACCGTAGACCGAGGCGTAGAACTCCAGGTTCTCAATCACCCGCAGATCGGGGTAGAGGCTGAACTTCTGCGACATATAGCCGATCCGCGCCTTGATCTGCTCGCCCTCGCGCCCGATGTCTAGCCCCAGCACATGGCCGTCGCCGCTGGTCGGGGTCAGCAGGCCGCACAGCATGCGGATGGTGGTAGTCTTGCCCGAGCCATTGGGGCCGAGGAAGCCGAACACCTCGCCCGCCTCCACCTGAAAGCTCACGTGGTCTACGGCGGTGAAGCTGCCAAACTGCCGTGTGAGATCGTGGGTCTCAACCGCGTAGCTACTTGCCATCGCTGGCCTCCCTCGGCGTACCGCGCTGCAGGTACATAAACACGTTCTCCATCGTGGGCACCACCTGGCGGGCGCTGTGCAGCGTCGCGCCCGCCGCGCCCAGCTGCTGGGCCAGCGCCGCCTGGTCGGGGGCGGCATCGGCCAGCAGGTGGATACGGTCGCCCAGCACCTGCACGTCGCGCACGCCCGCCATGCGGCGCAGCGCCTGCTCGGCCTGGCGCAGCGGCGCGGCGCTCACCTCCAGCACCGCGCCGGGCACCAGCCGCTGCAGCTCGCGCGGTCGGCCCGAGGCCATCATCTTGCCGTCGCGCATGAAGCCGACCACGTGGCAGCGGTCGGCCTCGTCCATGTAGGGCGTGGAGACCAGCACGGTCATGCCGTCGGTGCGGGCCGCCTCGCGCAGGATAGACCAGAACTCGCGCCGCGCCACTGGGTCGACGCCGGTGGTCGGCTCATCGAGCAGCAGGACCGCCGGACGGTGGATGAGCGCGCAGGCCAGGGCCAGCTTCTGCTTCATGCCGCCCGAGAGCGCCTCGGCGCGCCGGGCTTGAAAGGGTTCGAGGCGGCTAAACGCGAGCAGGCGAGCCATCAGCGCGGGCCTATCGGCGTTTGGCACACCGTAGGCGTCGGCAAAAAACCGCATGTTCTCGGCCACCGTCAGGTCGCCATACAGGCTGAAGCGCTGCGGCATATAGCCGATCTGCCGCCGCACGCCCTCGGGGTCGCGCCGCACATCGGTATCGCCCACGCGCAGCGCGCCACGGTCGGGCAGCAGCAGGCCGCACAGCAGGCGCAGCGTGGTGGTCTTGCCCGCCCCATCCGGCCCGATCAGCCCGTAGATCTGGCCCTGCTCCACTGTCAGGCTCAGCCCATCCACCGCCCGCACCGCCCCAAACGCGCGGGCCACATCCTCGATCACGATCATGCTCATGGTTGCCCCTGTGCGCTACTCCAGAATCGTGGCGTCGGCTGGCATGCCCGGCTTCAGCGCGTGATCCTCATTCGGCAGCTGAACCTTCACAGCAAACACGGTAGTCGCGCGCTCCTGGCTGGTCTGCACATTGCGCGGCGTAAACTGGGCCTCGCCCGCAATATAGCTCACCGTGCCCTCGAAGGTGCGCCCAGGGAAGCTATCCACCACCACGTTCACCTTCTGGCCCAGCCGCACCCGCCCGATCTCCGACTCGGCAATATAGACCGTCAGCTTGACGGTCTGAAGCGTGCCAATCGTCATCAGCGTCGTGCCCACATTGGCCTGCTCTCCTTCGTGAATAGGGCGAGTTAAAATAATGCCCGACCGTGGCGCGTGCAGCTCGGTCTTGGAAAGCTGCACGTCGATCTGCTGCAGCGCCGCCTGCGCCTGTTTCAGCTGCGCCTCGGAGACCGCCACCTGCTCGACGCGCGCGCCATTCTTGGTCTGCTCCAGCCGCGCCTTGGCCGAGGCAAGCTGCGCATCGGCAGAATCGAGCTGGGCCTTGGCCGCATCGGCGGCGGCGTGCAGCTGCAGCGGGTTGGCCGCAGTGGAGCTGGCGATGTCCAGCAGGCGCTGGGCGTTGCTCAGGTTGGTCTGGGACTGCCGCAGATCCTCGGCGGTCGCGCCCGCCTTGGCCTTGGAAAGGGTCGCGTCGGCGGCGGCCTGCTGCTGCTCGGCGGCCTGCACACCGGTCACCTCGGCCTGGCGGGCGGCCTCGGCGGCCACCTGGGCGGTACGCACAGCCTCCTCGGCCTGGCTCAGCGCGGCCTGGGCCTGCACATACTGCGAATAGTAGCTCTCGCGCTGGCCATCGCTCAGCTTGTTATCCGTCTTCTTGCCGTTGGTCGTGTTCGTCACCTTGGGCACCATCGGGTCGTTGCCGGTCTCCTGGGCGCGGTCCCAGTTCGCCTTGGCCTGGGCGTAGCGCGCCTGGGCCTGGGTCAGCGCATCCGCCGCCTGGGCCACCTGTGCCTCGGCCTGGGTCTTCGTGGCCGAGAGGCGGTCGCGGGTAGCCTGCAGGTTCGCCTGGGACTGCTCGGCGGAGGACTGGGCCACCGCGATGTCCTCGGCGCGAGTTCCGGCCTTCAGCTTCTCCAGGGCGCGCTGGGCGGCGTCGCGGTTGCTGCGCGCCTGGGCCACCTGGGCGTTCAGCTCCTGGGGGTTCTTCAGCATGGCCTGGGCGTTCTCGTAGCCCTTGGCAGCGCCATCGCGCGCGGCCTGGGCCTGCTCCACCGCCGCCTCGGCCTGGGCCACCTCCTCGGTACGCGCCCCAGCCTTCAGCAGGTCGAGGTTGGCCTGCGCCACATCCACCGCCGCCGCCGCCTGGGCGCGCTGGGCATCCAGCAGCGCGCGGTCGAGCCGCGCCAGCAGCGCGCCCTGTGCTACCTCCTGCCCCTCATCGGCCTGCAGCTCCTGCACGCGCCCCGCCACCTCGGATGTGATCAGGATCTCCTCGGCCTCGATCGTGCCCGACCCAGTGAGGCCCTGCGCCTCGCTAGCGGTGGCTGTCCGCCCATTCCACCACCACAGCCCACCGACGATCAGCACCACCACCAGCACCACAGGTGCTATTTTTGGCAATCGCTCACGCATACATCACCTCTTCTATGTTAACCATAGCTCCTAGTCCAGCCGCTTGCGGAAACGCATCGACGCCAGCACAATCAGCACGCTGCCGAAGATCGCCAGCGCGATCACCGGCTGCACCAGCGCATCCAGCCCAATCCCTTTGATCACGATCCCGCGCACCACCTGCAGAAAATAGGTGAGCGGGATAAGATAGCTGCACATCTGAAGAAAGCGTGGCATCGCCGCGATTGGGTAGATAAATCCCGACAAGAAAACCGACGGCAGCAGCGTGAGGAAGGTGAGCAGGAAGGCCTCCTGCTGCGTATTCGCGATCGTCGAGATCAGCAGCCCGATGCCCAGCGTCGTCACCAGGAACAGGCACGAGATCGCCAGCAGCAGCAGCAGGCTGCCCTTGATCGGCACCTGAAACCAGAAGGTGCCGATCAGCAGCACTTCGGCCATGATCAGCAGGGCCACCAGCGCGTAGGGCAAGATCTTCCCGACGATCAGCTCAATTGGCTTGATCGGCGTCACGATCAGCTGCTCGATCGTGCCGCGCTCGCGCTCACGCACAATCGCCGAGGATGTGAGCAGGGTGGCCTGCAGCTGCAGCACCAGCCCGATCAGGCCGGGGATCATGAACACCGCGCTCACCATGTCGGGGTTGTACCACACGCGCGGGCGCACCTCGAGCGGCGCGCTCGCCACCGCCATGCCGCGCCGCCCGGCCACGCGCTGCTGGATGTTGGTCGCCTCCACCTGGCCGATCAGCCGCGCCGCCGAAAGCGACGAGCTGGCCACCGTCGGATCCGATCCATCCAGCACGAAGCCCACCTGTGCGCCGCCGCGCCCCAGGTCGGCGGTATAGCTCGGCGGGATCAGCAGCCCGGCCTTCACCTCGCCACGGTCGATAGCCTGCGTCAGCCCGGTCTCGGATGTCACTACACGCGCCACCACAAACTGCCCCGACTGCACAAAGGTATCAATCAGATGGCGGCTCTGCTGGGTGTTGCTCTGGTCGAGCACGGCCATGGGCACATTGCGTACATCGGTGGTGGCCGCATAGCCCAGCAGGATCAGCTGCATCAGCGGCGCGACGAACATCACGGCCAGCGTGCGCGGGTCGCGGATGATGTGGATGAACTCCTTGCGCATGATTGGCCAGATTCGTGAAAACATAGGCCGTGGTTCTTTCTTAATTGACCGATCAATCAATTCACAAGACGATAAATGGTGCCGATGGTAGCAGCGCACCTAGGGGTACGCTGCTGAGAATGTTACGCTTGAGGCTTCTCCAAGCCATGGAGAAACAGATCGATCACGGTCGAAAGGATCTGCTCATCCGAAAGGCCCTGCGCCTCAGGTTGGAGAAGCGCATCCCGCGCCAACATCTGCACCATAAACATACCAACAAAACTGCGCGAGGCCACTGCGGTATCGTGTGGGCGCAGCACACCAAGCTCCACCTGGTGCTGGAGATACCCATTGACCAGCCCAAATATCTTCCTGCCAACGCCACGGTAGAACATCTCGCCCATCTTAGGGAAGCGTGAGGCCTCGCTGAGCATAATCCGAAAAAAGGCCACATTGCCTGGGTTATGGAAAATCGAGAGATAGGCTTGCCCAAGGCGGTAGAACGCCTCGCGGGGCGGCAGCGACATGAACTCCTCGGAACGATCAGCCAGCTGAAGCACCTGCGCTCGCTCGCGCACCAGCGATGCAAACAGATCCTCTTTATCTTTGAAATACCAGTAGATCAGCCCTGGCGAGATCCCGCCTGCGGCCTGGGCGATATCCTTATTCGTCGCTTTGTGAAAGCCCTTCGTGCTAAACACTTTCAGCGCCGCCTCAAGAATCTGCTGCCGCCGCTCGACATTCCCCTGAGTAGATTTATCGTCGCTCACATGAACCTCATTTGGCTGCTACAGTCTTGATTGACTAGCCAGTCAATCACAAGCATGTTATAGCATAAATTGATTGGCCAGTCAATCATGTATTTCCAGAAAAAGCCGCAAAGATGATGATCTCTGCGGCTGAAGAAAGATCCTA from Chloroflexia bacterium SDU3-3 encodes:
- a CDS encoding TetR/AcrR family transcriptional regulator encodes the protein MSDDKSTQGNVERRQQILEAALKVFSTKGFHKATNKDIAQAAGGISPGLIYWYFKDKEDLFASLVRERAQVLQLADRSEEFMSLPPREAFYRLGQAYLSIFHNPGNVAFFRIMLSEASRFPKMGEMFYRGVGRKIFGLVNGYLQHQVELGVLRPHDTAVASRSFVGMFMVQMLARDALLQPEAQGLSDEQILSTVIDLFLHGLEKPQA
- a CDS encoding ABC transporter ATP-binding protein; protein product: MSMIVIEDVARAFGAVRAVDGLSLTVEQGQIYGLIGPDGAGKTTTLRLLCGLLLPDRGALRVGDTDVRRDPEGVRRQIGYMPQRFSLYGDLTVAENMRFFADAYGVPNADRPALMARLLAFSRLEPFQARRAEALSGGMKQKLALACALIHRPAVLLLDEPTTGVDPVARREFWSILREAARTDGMTVLVSTPYMDEADRCHVVGFMRDGKMMASGRPRELQRLVPGAVLEVSAAPLRQAEQALRRMAGVRDVQVLGDRIHLLADAAPDQAALAQQLGAAGATLHSARQVVPTMENVFMYLQRGTPREASDGK
- a CDS encoding ABC transporter permease, encoding MFSRIWPIMRKEFIHIIRDPRTLAVMFVAPLMQLILLGYAATTDVRNVPMAVLDQSNTQQSRHLIDTFVQSGQFVVARVVTSETGLTQAIDRGEVKAGLLIPPSYTADLGRGGAQVGFVLDGSDPTVASSSLSAARLIGQVEATNIQQRVAGRRGMAVASAPLEVRPRVWYNPDMVSAVFMIPGLIGLVLQLQATLLTSSAIVRERERGTIEQLIVTPIKPIELIVGKILPYALVALLIMAEVLLIGTFWFQVPIKGSLLLLLAISCLFLVTTLGIGLLISTIANTQQEAFLLTFLTLLPSVFLSGFIYPIAAMPRFLQMCSYLIPLTYFLQVVRGIVIKGIGLDALVQPVIALAIFGSVLIVLASMRFRKRLD
- a CDS encoding HlyD family efflux transporter periplasmic adaptor subunit — its product is MRERLPKIAPVVLVVVLIVGGLWWWNGRTATASEAQGLTGSGTIEAEEILITSEVAGRVQELQADEGQEVAQGALLARLDRALLDAQRAQAAAAVDVAQANLDLLKAGARTEEVAQAEAAVEQAQAARDGAAKGYENAQAMLKNPQELNAQVAQARSNRDAAQRALEKLKAGTRAEDIAVAQSSAEQSQANLQATRDRLSATKTQAEAQVAQAADALTQAQARYAQAKANWDRAQETGNDPMVPKVTNTTNGKKTDNKLSDGQRESYYSQYVQAQAALSQAEEAVRTAQVAAEAARQAEVTGVQAAEQQQAAADATLSKAKAGATAEDLRQSQTNLSNAQRLLDIASSTAANPLQLHAAADAAKAQLDSADAQLASAKARLEQTKNGARVEQVAVSEAQLKQAQAALQQIDVQLSKTELHAPRSGIILTRPIHEGEQANVGTTLMTIGTLQTVKLTVYIAESEIGRVRLGQKVNVVVDSFPGRTFEGTVSYIAGEAQFTPRNVQTSQERATTVFAVKVQLPNEDHALKPGMPADATILE
- a CDS encoding ABC transporter ATP-binding protein, which translates into the protein MASSYAVETHDLTRQFGSFTAVDHVSFQVEAGEVFGFLGPNGSGKTTTIRMLCGLLTPTSGDGHVLGLDIGREGEQIKARIGYMSQKFSLYPDLRVIENLEFYASVYGVPRVQQQGRMAELLALADLRGREREMTSALSGGWKQRLALACAIVHRPQVLFLDEPTGGVDPEARRVFWELIYTLATEGVTVFVTTHYMDEAEHCNRIGMMHGGKLIALDTPAGLKRSTIQGEMLEIEGSPQDLALDVLKGLPGVRDVAPHGARLHALVDSVAAQAPAALSALAQAGVEDARVEPIDPSLEDVFVALVG